GTCCTGGCCACGTGCCATTGCAGAAGATCAAGGAGAACATGGAGCGCCAGCTCGACCACTGTCACGAGGCACCATTCTACACCCTCGGCCCATTGGTTACCGATATCGCTCCAGGTTACGACCACATCACATCAGCCATCGGTGGCGCCCAGATAGCATGGCTCGGCACTGCCATGCTCTGCTATGTAACACCTAAGGAGCACCTCGCCTTGCCTAACAAGGAAGATGTGCGCACAGGTGTGGTAACCTATAAGATTGCCGCTCATGCAGCCGATTTGGCAAAGGGTCATCCAGGTGCAACCATCCGCGACAACGCCCTCTCCAAGGCACGTTTCGAGTTCCGCTGGAGAGACCAGTTCCACCTCTCTCTCGACCCAGAGCTTGCCTTGAAGTATTTCGAGGAGGCAGGTCATACAGACGGTGAGTACTGCACCATGTGTGGTCCAAACTTCTGTGCAGCCAAGTTGACACACGATTTGAGAAAGTTTAAAAAGTAACTAAACATTCGCATGTGGGGAAGTTAAAGGAGTTAAGGAAGTTAAGGAGTTAAGACGTATGTCTTGCTGCTTAAAAAACTACGCCAAAAAGACTATTGTCTTAACTCCTCAGCGACCGTAGGGAGCGATAACTTCTTTAACTCCTTTAACTCCTGAACTTGCGAAACTTGAAAAAGTAAGAAAATGTTTTCAGACGAATTAAAGAATATCAGTTGGGAGGAGACCACGGAGCGCATTGCTCGAATGACCGATAATGATGTGCGCCGTGCCCTTGCCAAGGACCATTGCGATGTGAACGACTTCATGGCGCTGATTTCACCGGCAGCCGAGCCATACCTGGAGGTAATGGCGCGTCTTTCCCGCAAATATACCGAGGAGCGCTTCGGCAAGACCATGTCGATGTTCATTCCTCTCTACATCACCAATTCATGCTCTAACTCCTGCGTGTATTGCGGTTTCCATCGTGAGAATCCGATGGCTCGTACCATCCTCACCCCAGAGCAGATTGAGAACGAGTATAAAGCCATCAAGCAGCTGGCTCCATTCGAGAACATCCTTCTCGTTACGGGTGAGAACCCAGCCAAGGCTGGCACCCCTTATCTTGCCAAGGCAATCGACATCGCCAAGAAGTATTTCTCTAATGTGAAGATAGAGGTGATGCCGCTCTCTACTGAGGATTACAAGACCCTCGCCGACCATGGTATGAACGGCGTCATCTGTTTCCAGGAGACCTACAACCACGAGCACTACAAGCTCTACCACCCACGTGGCATGAAGAGCAAGTTTGAGTGGCGCTGCGATGGTTTCGACCGCATGGGTATGGCAGGTGTCCATTCCATCGGTATGGGTGTGCTCATCGGCTTGGAGAAGGAATGGCGCACGGATGTAGTGATGATGGCTCATCACCTGCGCTACCTGCAGAAGCATTACTGGAAGACCAAGTACAGCGTGAACTTCCCTCGTATGCGCCCTGCACAGAACGAAGGTTTCCAGCCAAACTGCTTCATGACCGATAAGCAGTTGGCCCAGGCTACTTTCGCCATGCGTATCTTCGACCACGATGTAGATATCTCCTACTCTACCCGTGAGCCAGCCTACATCCGTGACAACATGGCAACACTGGGTGTCACCACCATGTCGGCAGAATCAAAGGTAAATCCTGGTGGTTACCATACCTATCCTCAGGCATTGGAGCAGTTCACCGTAAGCGATGAGCGTACCGCCAAGGTAATCAATGCGAGATTGAAGGAATTGGGCAGAGAGCCTGTCTGGAAGGATTGGGATGCCTCATTCGATTTCTTCGGAAATATCGCAAACGGA
This Segatella copri DSM 18205 DNA region includes the following protein-coding sequences:
- the thiH gene encoding 2-iminoacetate synthase ThiH, with translation MFSDELKNISWEETTERIARMTDNDVRRALAKDHCDVNDFMALISPAAEPYLEVMARLSRKYTEERFGKTMSMFIPLYITNSCSNSCVYCGFHRENPMARTILTPEQIENEYKAIKQLAPFENILLVTGENPAKAGTPYLAKAIDIAKKYFSNVKIEVMPLSTEDYKTLADHGMNGVICFQETYNHEHYKLYHPRGMKSKFEWRCDGFDRMGMAGVHSIGMGVLIGLEKEWRTDVVMMAHHLRYLQKHYWKTKYSVNFPRMRPAQNEGFQPNCFMTDKQLAQATFAMRIFDHDVDISYSTREPAYIRDNMATLGVTTMSAESKVNPGGYHTYPQALEQFTVSDERTAKVINARLKELGREPVWKDWDASFDFFGNIANG